A genomic segment from Chitinophaga flava encodes:
- a CDS encoding TlpA disulfide reductase family protein, translating to MNQFNASRLLPLVACVALTARAVAGPAPVPSLAVIQGQAPEKAKKITLYAVDEGRKTEIANAVVNAQHAFAFAVPAPKEGFYYLSAGDRGGDTRIYVKSGDQLKLKMDNGAYIVESGSAENKQLQQWNDQLRVISKPAGLGDTSSYVSFFPKLEAFVPKVASLKKTVNTPNKKFNELLQYTMDVDVEYAALLFLMTPRSKHPEHSQYPAYYQQVVQNKKFCDSKLLANGEAAGILRLYAMFTHMMAKEKPKTFPSLEQMSGLFCNDTIKGLFITESLGGYRTFETLTEAVAPVKKYLVTDGQMQRYLAAEKAVRKFATGEVGFNFTGEDMSGKKVAFNDLKGKVVVVDVWATWCGPCKAELPYLQQLEEEMAGKNVTFVGFSVDEEKDKEKWAAFVKKQEMKGVQLFGAGWSDITKFYDIKGIPRFMVFDQKGNIVTIDAPRPSTPELKALIEKTLSNG from the coding sequence ATGAATCAATTTAACGCAAGCAGACTGCTGCCGTTGGTAGCCTGCGTGGCATTGACTGCCCGTGCAGTTGCAGGACCGGCACCTGTTCCCTCTCTCGCCGTTATTCAGGGCCAGGCCCCTGAAAAAGCAAAAAAAATAACACTGTATGCAGTAGATGAAGGCCGCAAAACAGAGATCGCCAATGCAGTAGTGAATGCACAACATGCCTTTGCCTTTGCGGTACCTGCTCCTAAGGAGGGTTTTTATTACCTCTCCGCAGGAGACCGTGGCGGAGATACCCGTATCTATGTGAAATCAGGCGACCAGCTGAAACTGAAGATGGACAACGGGGCTTACATAGTGGAATCCGGATCAGCAGAAAACAAACAACTGCAACAATGGAATGACCAGCTGCGCGTGATCTCCAAACCCGCCGGCCTGGGCGACACTTCCTCCTATGTCTCCTTTTTTCCGAAGCTCGAAGCTTTTGTGCCTAAAGTAGCCAGTCTGAAAAAAACGGTGAACACACCCAACAAAAAATTCAATGAGCTACTGCAATACACCATGGATGTGGATGTAGAATATGCAGCCCTTCTGTTTCTGATGACGCCGCGTTCCAAACACCCTGAGCACAGCCAGTATCCGGCCTACTATCAGCAGGTAGTGCAGAACAAAAAGTTCTGTGACAGCAAACTGCTGGCAAATGGTGAGGCTGCGGGCATTCTGCGTTTATACGCGATGTTTACTCATATGATGGCAAAAGAGAAGCCCAAAACATTTCCTTCTCTGGAACAAATGTCCGGTCTTTTCTGTAACGATACCATCAAAGGGCTGTTTATTACAGAAAGCCTGGGTGGCTACAGAACTTTTGAGACCCTTACAGAAGCGGTAGCACCGGTTAAGAAATACCTGGTCACTGACGGCCAGATGCAGCGTTATCTGGCGGCAGAAAAGGCTGTACGCAAATTTGCTACCGGAGAGGTTGGCTTTAACTTCACCGGTGAAGATATGAGCGGTAAAAAGGTGGCTTTCAACGATCTGAAAGGAAAAGTAGTGGTAGTAGATGTATGGGCTACCTGGTGCGGACCTTGTAAAGCAGAGCTGCCTTACCTGCAGCAACTGGAAGAGGAAATGGCAGGTAAAAACGTCACTTTCGTTGGGTTCTCTGTAGATGAAGAAAAGGACAAAGAGAAATGGGCGGCTTTCGTGAAAAAACAGGAAATGAAAGGAGTACAACTCTTCGGCGCAGGCTGGAGCGACATCACCAAGTTTTACGATATCAAAGGGATTCCCCGTTTTATGGTGTTTGACCAGAAAGGTAATATCGTAACGATTGATGCACCCCGTCCGTCTACACCGGAGCTGAAAGCACTGATAGAAAAGACCCTCAGCAATGGCTGA
- a CDS encoding alpha-ketoacid dehydrogenase subunit alpha/beta, whose amino-acid sequence MYFDRSNLSDTELLSFYRALLYPRLIEEKMLLLLRQGKISKWFSGIGQEAISVGATLALEPDEWIMPLHRNLGVFTTRNMPLSKLFMQWQGSENGYSKGRERSFHFGSRPYHICGMISHLGPQLSIADGIALAHQLKKEHKAALAFSGEGGTSEGEFHEALNVAAVWGLPVIFLVENNGYGLSTPVSEQYHCNSLVDRAVGYGMEGVQVDGNNLLEVYQTIRTARAYAIKEQKPVLIEAMTFRMRGHEEASGVKYVPPELFEQWSKKDPVMQFETFMQEIHLLNTESIESIRQELKHRIEEEVAKGQETTPFVVDTDNELADIYAPAPPVVSPSGNTTEKRFIDAITEGLQQSMEQYPELVLMGQDIAAYGGAFKITDGFLSRFGKERVRNTPICESAIVGTALGLAIGGFKSMVEMQFADFVSCGFNQIVNNLAKIHYRWGQTADVVIRMPTGGGVGAGPFHSQSNEAWFTHVPGLKVVYPSTPEDAKGLLTAALADPNPVMYFEHKALYRSISGPVPEAYYTVEIGKARLVQSGDDISIITYGSGVHWAMEYAAAHPEISIAILDLRTLLPLDYTAISEVVALTGKVLVLHEDTLIGGFGGEISAWIAEHCFHLLDAPVIRCASLDTPVPFASPLEKNFLSKSRLDKCIQQLTHW is encoded by the coding sequence ATGTATTTCGACCGGTCTAACCTAAGCGACACGGAGCTGCTGTCTTTTTACAGAGCGCTGCTATACCCCCGACTGATAGAGGAAAAAATGCTGCTGCTATTGCGGCAGGGAAAAATAAGTAAATGGTTCTCCGGCATAGGCCAGGAAGCCATTTCAGTAGGCGCCACGCTGGCCCTCGAGCCGGATGAATGGATTATGCCGCTTCACCGCAACCTGGGCGTGTTTACGACCCGGAATATGCCCCTCAGCAAATTGTTTATGCAGTGGCAAGGCAGTGAAAACGGCTACAGCAAAGGCCGCGAAAGGTCTTTCCACTTTGGCAGCCGCCCATATCACATTTGCGGTATGATTTCCCACCTGGGCCCTCAACTCTCCATTGCCGACGGTATCGCACTCGCACATCAACTCAAAAAGGAACATAAAGCAGCACTTGCCTTCTCCGGAGAAGGCGGCACCAGCGAAGGTGAATTTCATGAAGCCCTCAACGTGGCAGCCGTATGGGGATTGCCCGTTATTTTCCTGGTAGAAAACAATGGTTATGGCCTCAGCACACCTGTCAGTGAACAATACCACTGCAACAGCCTTGTAGACAGGGCTGTGGGTTATGGTATGGAAGGTGTTCAGGTAGATGGTAACAACCTCCTGGAAGTTTACCAGACCATCCGCACAGCACGGGCTTATGCCATCAAAGAACAGAAACCCGTGTTGATAGAAGCGATGACTTTCCGCATGCGTGGCCACGAAGAAGCCAGCGGCGTAAAATACGTGCCCCCCGAGCTTTTTGAACAATGGAGCAAAAAAGACCCGGTGATGCAGTTTGAGACCTTTATGCAGGAGATTCACTTGTTGAATACGGAAAGCATTGAAAGTATCCGGCAGGAGCTGAAACACCGTATAGAAGAAGAAGTGGCCAAAGGGCAGGAAACAACGCCTTTTGTAGTCGATACTGATAACGAACTGGCCGACATCTATGCGCCAGCACCACCGGTAGTATCACCCTCCGGCAATACCACTGAGAAACGTTTTATCGATGCGATTACCGAAGGGTTGCAACAGTCCATGGAGCAATACCCTGAGCTGGTCCTTATGGGCCAGGACATAGCAGCTTATGGCGGAGCCTTTAAGATCACGGACGGTTTTCTATCCCGGTTCGGTAAAGAGAGAGTACGTAACACGCCGATCTGTGAAAGCGCCATTGTGGGCACAGCCCTGGGTCTGGCTATCGGCGGATTTAAAAGTATGGTGGAGATGCAGTTTGCAGACTTTGTCAGCTGTGGTTTTAACCAGATCGTCAACAACCTCGCTAAGATACACTACCGCTGGGGTCAGACGGCCGATGTGGTGATCAGAATGCCCACCGGTGGCGGAGTAGGCGCCGGCCCCTTCCACTCACAGAGTAATGAAGCCTGGTTCACCCATGTTCCCGGCCTGAAAGTAGTATACCCCTCAACACCGGAAGACGCCAAAGGACTGCTGACCGCCGCCCTCGCCGATCCCAACCCGGTGATGTATTTTGAGCATAAAGCCCTGTATCGCAGTATCAGCGGACCAGTACCGGAAGCGTATTATACCGTGGAGATAGGGAAGGCCAGGCTGGTTCAGTCGGGCGATGATATCAGCATCATCACCTATGGAAGCGGCGTACACTGGGCCATGGAATATGCAGCAGCACATCCGGAAATCTCTATCGCTATCCTGGACCTCCGCACCCTTCTGCCGCTGGACTATACCGCCATCAGCGAAGTAGTGGCTCTTACCGGCAAAGTGCTGGTACTCCATGAAGATACCCTGATTGGAGGTTTCGGTGGTGAAATAAGTGCCTGGATTGCAGAACACTGTTTCCACCTGCTGGATGCGCCCGTTATCCGATGTGCCTCCCTGGATACCCCTGTGCCTTTTGCCTCCCCCCTGGAAAAAAATTTCCTGTCCAAATCGCGTCTGGACAAGTGTATCCAACAATTAACCCACTGGTAA
- a CDS encoding phage holin family protein, whose translation MGGFLLRILVSALAAMLTTYLLKPAVKIDSFVTALLLALVLALLNALVRPLLVLFTLPVTLLTLGLFLFVINAVIILLAAKIVPGFKVDGFWWAMLFSIVMTIINSVLSSLAGANNND comes from the coding sequence ATGGGTGGTTTTTTGCTTCGCATATTAGTGAGTGCGCTGGCAGCGATGTTAACAACTTATCTGCTGAAGCCTGCTGTGAAAATAGACAGTTTTGTTACGGCCCTGTTACTCGCGCTGGTACTGGCATTGTTAAATGCGCTGGTACGACCACTACTGGTACTATTCACCCTTCCGGTAACCCTGTTGACCCTGGGGTTATTCCTGTTTGTTATCAACGCTGTGATCATCCTGCTGGCAGCCAAAATTGTTCCTGGTTTTAAAGTGGATGGTTTCTGGTGGGCGATGTTGTTCAGTATTGTGATGACCATCATCAACAGTGTTCTGAGCAGCCTTGCCGGCGCCAATAATAATGATTAG
- a CDS encoding hydroxypyruvate isomerase family protein, with product MERRKFLQQGTLAGISALALGGIAGKSQAATAGERAAKEKPFSLNYAPHDGMFKNSAGADFLDQIKYAYDQGFRSIEDNGMMHRPVAEQEKIGSLLAKLGMTMGVFVVDTGNNWKTSLASGKQEFTDAFVKTCQESVDVAKRCNAKWATVVPGFFDRSLPMGIQSANVVAALRKGAAIFEPHNLVMVLEPLSDTPDLFLRTSEQTYEICKAVNSPSCKILYDIYHMQRNTGNLIPVIDMCWDEIAYIQIGDNPGRREPGTGEINYRNIFRHLRKKGYQGILGMEHGIAGQGKEGEAALIKAYREADQ from the coding sequence ATGGAAAGAAGAAAATTCCTGCAACAGGGCACTTTAGCCGGTATTTCCGCGCTGGCACTGGGCGGTATCGCCGGCAAAAGCCAGGCTGCTACTGCCGGTGAGCGTGCTGCCAAGGAAAAACCTTTCAGCCTCAACTATGCCCCACATGACGGCATGTTTAAAAACAGCGCCGGCGCCGACTTTCTGGACCAGATCAAATACGCTTACGACCAGGGCTTCCGGTCTATTGAGGATAATGGAATGATGCACCGCCCGGTAGCAGAACAGGAAAAAATAGGCAGCCTGCTTGCCAAACTGGGTATGACTATGGGCGTGTTTGTAGTAGATACCGGCAACAACTGGAAAACTTCGCTGGCTTCCGGCAAACAGGAGTTTACCGATGCTTTTGTAAAAACCTGCCAAGAAAGTGTGGACGTGGCTAAACGCTGCAACGCCAAATGGGCCACTGTTGTGCCGGGCTTCTTTGACCGTAGCCTGCCTATGGGCATCCAGAGCGCCAACGTAGTGGCTGCCCTGCGCAAAGGCGCCGCCATATTTGAACCGCATAATCTTGTCATGGTACTGGAACCACTGAGCGATACCCCCGATCTCTTCCTGCGTACTTCCGAACAGACCTATGAAATCTGTAAGGCTGTCAACAGTCCTTCCTGTAAAATATTATACGATATCTACCATATGCAACGCAATACAGGCAACCTTATCCCTGTGATAGATATGTGCTGGGACGAAATTGCGTATATCCAGATTGGTGATAACCCCGGCCGCAGAGAACCTGGCACCGGAGAAATCAATTACAGAAACATTTTCAGACATCTCCGTAAAAAAGGATACCAGGGAATACTGGGCATGGAACACGGTATCGCCGGCCAGGGCAAAGAAGGTGAAGCGGCATTGATTAAAGCATACCGGGAAGCCGACCAATGA
- a CDS encoding formylglycine-generating enzyme family protein codes for MTRYYVTLLLGGMLSNSTAVQAQQTFTPYEQQIPGTTVSFKMMPIKGGSFTLGSPDNEKGRNKDEGPAKNVTIADFWMGATEVTFDEYDIYADAEKDKTPIPDGMTRPSPPYIDLTLGMGKAGGFPANSMSQYGALMYCKWLYAKTGVFYRLPTAAEWEYACRAGAKTAYPFGTDESQLKKYAWFKENSGEKYHKVAQLQPNAWGLYDMLGNVAEWTLDQYDESGVANATATDPWTMPVAKMSRVIKGGNYNDAAPALRSAARLKSDPVWNRRDPQIPKSSWWNADAPFIGFRIVRPAKQPTPEEAEKFFEEIIDKYKGSR; via the coding sequence ATGACTAGATATTACGTGACCTTATTACTGGGCGGTATGCTCAGTAATAGTACTGCAGTACAGGCACAGCAAACCTTCACGCCGTACGAACAACAGATCCCCGGAACCACGGTAAGTTTTAAAATGATGCCCATCAAAGGAGGCTCTTTTACGTTAGGAAGCCCGGACAATGAAAAAGGAAGAAACAAGGATGAAGGACCTGCCAAAAATGTGACTATCGCTGATTTCTGGATGGGAGCCACAGAAGTGACTTTCGATGAGTATGATATTTATGCGGATGCGGAAAAGGACAAAACCCCCATCCCCGATGGGATGACCCGTCCAAGCCCTCCATATATTGATCTTACCCTGGGAATGGGCAAGGCTGGCGGATTCCCGGCCAACAGTATGAGCCAGTATGGCGCCCTGATGTATTGTAAATGGTTGTATGCCAAAACAGGCGTCTTTTACCGCCTTCCCACCGCAGCAGAATGGGAATATGCCTGTCGTGCCGGTGCCAAAACAGCCTATCCTTTTGGTACTGATGAATCTCAACTGAAAAAATACGCCTGGTTTAAAGAAAACAGCGGCGAGAAATACCATAAAGTAGCTCAGCTGCAACCCAATGCCTGGGGCTTATACGACATGCTGGGCAACGTGGCTGAATGGACACTCGATCAGTATGATGAAAGCGGAGTGGCCAATGCTACTGCCACCGATCCATGGACGATGCCTGTCGCGAAAATGTCGCGCGTGATCAAAGGAGGAAACTACAATGATGCTGCTCCTGCACTGCGCAGTGCTGCCCGCCTGAAATCCGATCCGGTATGGAACCGCAGAGACCCGCAGATCCCTAAAAGCTCCTGGTGGAATGCAGATGCTCCGTTCATCGGTTTCAGGATTGTAAGGCCTGCAAAACAACCCACTCCTGAAGAGGCAGAAAAATTCTTCGAAGAAATTATCGACAAATATAAAGGCTCACGTTAG
- a CDS encoding Gfo/Idh/MocA family protein, producing the protein MENEQKFHGQGRRDFVKQTSMLAGGLLALPILSKANYFSGSSDVIKIALVGCGGRGTGAATQALSTKENVQLVAMADAFADRLNDSYNNIKEALGDKASRVNVPEKNKFIGFEGYKQAIALADVVILTTPPGFRPIHFEEAIRQGKHVFMEKPVATDPAGIKRVLDAAAIAKQKKLNVVVGLQRRYQNSYRELYKRAQNGIIGDILSMQVWWNQGALWVKPRKPEYSEMEYQMRNWYYFNWLCGDHIVEQHIHNIDVGNWFKNATPQTAGGMGGRAVRTGKEYGEIFDHHYVEYRYADGVVMNSQCRHWKDAPSKVDEEIVGTKGRIYCDKAQIVDHKGKVLYQFDKKKENNPYQTEHDELFAAIAKGEYKFADAQRGAEATLSAIIGRLATYSGQVINWDTALNSGLNLQPKVYAFDAPPPVLPDASGNYAYAKPGITKYFVS; encoded by the coding sequence ATGGAAAACGAACAAAAATTCCACGGTCAGGGACGCCGCGATTTCGTAAAGCAAACCTCTATGCTTGCAGGCGGATTGCTGGCATTACCCATCTTATCTAAAGCTAATTACTTTTCCGGTTCTTCCGATGTGATCAAAATAGCCCTGGTAGGCTGCGGCGGACGCGGTACCGGTGCTGCCACACAGGCACTGAGCACTAAAGAAAACGTACAGCTGGTAGCCATGGCTGATGCCTTCGCAGACAGGCTGAACGACAGTTATAACAATATCAAGGAAGCTTTAGGCGATAAAGCCAGTCGCGTAAACGTTCCGGAGAAAAATAAATTTATCGGCTTCGAAGGTTACAAACAAGCTATCGCACTCGCCGATGTAGTTATCCTCACCACTCCTCCGGGTTTCCGGCCTATCCACTTTGAAGAAGCCATCAGACAAGGAAAACATGTGTTTATGGAAAAGCCCGTAGCCACAGATCCTGCTGGTATCAAAAGAGTGCTGGATGCTGCAGCCATCGCCAAACAAAAGAAACTGAACGTAGTAGTGGGCCTGCAACGTCGTTATCAGAACTCCTACCGCGAACTCTACAAACGCGCACAGAATGGTATCATCGGCGACATCCTCTCGATGCAGGTATGGTGGAACCAGGGCGCACTGTGGGTAAAACCACGTAAACCTGAATACTCTGAAATGGAATACCAGATGCGTAACTGGTACTACTTCAACTGGCTCTGCGGCGATCATATCGTAGAACAACATATCCACAATATCGACGTAGGTAACTGGTTTAAAAATGCCACCCCGCAAACCGCTGGTGGTATGGGCGGCCGTGCTGTGCGTACCGGCAAGGAATACGGCGAAATATTCGACCACCACTATGTAGAGTATCGTTATGCCGACGGTGTAGTAATGAACAGCCAGTGCCGTCACTGGAAAGACGCTCCCAGCAAGGTAGATGAAGAGATAGTAGGTACTAAGGGCCGCATTTACTGCGACAAAGCCCAGATAGTAGACCATAAAGGAAAAGTGCTGTACCAGTTTGATAAGAAAAAGGAAAACAATCCTTATCAGACAGAGCATGATGAACTGTTTGCAGCCATCGCCAAAGGAGAGTATAAGTTTGCTGATGCACAACGTGGCGCCGAAGCTACGCTTTCCGCGATCATCGGTCGTCTGGCTACCTATTCTGGTCAGGTAATCAACTGGGATACTGCGCTTAACTCCGGATTGAATCTGCAGCCGAAAGTATATGCTTTTGATGCGCCTCCTCCGGTACTGCCAGATGCTTCCGGCAACTATGCCTACGCCAAACCGGGCATCACTAAATATTTCGTTTCCTGA
- a CDS encoding D-alanyl-D-alanine carboxypeptidase: MRFLLLLSAIGLSLQVSAQTAAISKWANHSLLHEKPLEQAHVGISIYEPATQKYWYQYQDDKFFTPASNTKIFSLFTGMKLLGDSLPAVRYYENDTAIYVKGVADPSFLHPDYTFQPLLQLLQQTRKSIYLVPAVNLNKRYGPGWSWSDYADDYQPELTEWPMYGNVVRLYHHGDTSHMIPALYDLEATADRTISKVSTDRDERNNLFFLKYNPDYKEASLTEVPFITGAEQQLRERLQDTLHKRIGLAVNTGKVAFKLLKSIPADSLFRPMMHRSDNFFAEQTLMMASAAMWDTISSKKMINWLLEGDLKALPHPPQWVDGSGLSRYNLFTPRDFVSVLTMLYQQYPQERLWEIFPTGGKGTLRNYYQQQFVHAKTGTLSGVVALSGYLVTKKNKTLVFSVLVNNHQDTATNVRRAVERFLTMVWKDY; this comes from the coding sequence ATGAGATTTCTTTTACTCCTTTCTGCAATTGGATTGTCTTTACAAGTATCTGCACAAACAGCGGCCATCAGCAAGTGGGCCAACCATTCCCTGTTGCATGAAAAGCCATTGGAACAGGCACATGTGGGGATTTCGATCTATGAGCCTGCCACCCAAAAATATTGGTACCAGTATCAGGATGATAAATTTTTTACACCGGCTTCCAATACCAAAATATTCTCCCTGTTTACCGGGATGAAACTGCTGGGAGATTCCTTGCCTGCTGTCCGTTATTATGAAAATGATACAGCCATTTATGTGAAAGGAGTGGCGGACCCGTCTTTCCTGCATCCGGACTATACTTTCCAGCCGCTGCTGCAGCTGTTGCAACAAACCCGTAAGTCCATTTATCTGGTACCGGCTGTTAATCTGAATAAACGCTACGGTCCGGGATGGTCCTGGTCTGACTATGCAGATGACTACCAGCCTGAGCTGACCGAATGGCCCATGTATGGCAACGTGGTACGCCTTTATCACCATGGTGATACCAGCCACATGATCCCCGCACTCTATGATCTGGAAGCCACGGCAGACCGCACAATCAGCAAAGTATCCACCGACAGGGATGAAAGAAATAATCTCTTCTTCCTGAAATATAACCCTGACTATAAAGAAGCTTCCCTGACAGAGGTGCCTTTTATTACCGGTGCGGAACAACAACTGCGGGAAAGGCTGCAGGACACCTTGCATAAGCGTATAGGCCTGGCCGTTAACACAGGTAAGGTTGCCTTTAAACTATTAAAAAGTATACCGGCAGACTCATTGTTCAGACCAATGATGCACCGGAGTGACAACTTCTTTGCAGAACAAACTCTTATGATGGCATCAGCAGCCATGTGGGACACTATCAGCAGCAAAAAAATGATCAACTGGTTGCTGGAAGGTGATCTGAAGGCTTTGCCACATCCTCCGCAGTGGGTGGATGGTTCTGGCCTGTCGCGTTATAATCTCTTCACACCCAGGGACTTTGTGAGTGTATTGACCATGCTGTACCAACAGTATCCTCAGGAGAGGCTATGGGAGATATTTCCTACCGGAGGAAAAGGAACACTGCGTAATTATTATCAACAGCAGTTCGTACATGCTAAAACAGGTACGTTGAGCGGGGTAGTGGCGCTAAGCGGTTACCTGGTGACAAAGAAAAATAAGACACTGGTCTTCAGTGTATTGGTGAATAATCATCAGGATACGGCCACGAACGTACGAAGAGCTGTAGAGCGCTTTCTGACGATGGTATGGAAGGATTATTAA
- a CDS encoding carboxypeptidase-like regulatory domain-containing protein, with product MKKTILWLLACCMLSLAACDKTMVTVDNPPETTTPVNPGTTPLPDKQVKAGLQGIITDENNDPLTGARVQCGDQSAVTDQYGAFRFPELDLREAAAVVTVQKNGYFNGVRTFRVTGTGREQFVQIQLLPKTAAGSFDATTGGNVSASNAQFIFVPNQVLDASNKPYKGKATLNYAFINPERTDFFDIMPGDLRAVNDKNEVVALQSFGMMALELQGENGEKLHLDGSNSVTFRMVIPATLRNSAPANIPLWHFNETTGLWQQEGSAEKLGDSYVGTVKHFSFWNCDAQFPIVNFKASFKDDKNNPLANTAIVITRTNGSSTYGNTDGNGEVSGAVPAGEQVTISIRNQCGQTIFSKKAGPWTVDVNAGTYTVTLDPVNAISVSGKVSNCTGAVVNKGVVNIQVEGVHYTAVIQNGSYATSIVRCQPGAVNMVLNAVDETANKMSTITVQVSPGQYTQDLQACDAIQASTVSILLEGQTLSFSSPADSIALYNGSRDTLVNYSAAASHKTANSDYISWNMSSIQVGTQTSKYININVGRKKYYQQSMTVNITRTGVPGEYLEGTLSGNITRAIDSAAVPISGSFKLRIE from the coding sequence ATGAAAAAAACTATACTCTGGCTGTTGGCCTGCTGTATGCTGTCGCTGGCAGCCTGCGACAAAACAATGGTAACAGTAGATAATCCTCCTGAAACCACGACGCCTGTAAATCCTGGTACTACACCACTCCCTGACAAACAAGTAAAAGCAGGATTACAGGGTATCATCACCGATGAAAACAACGATCCGCTGACTGGTGCCCGTGTACAATGCGGAGATCAGTCTGCTGTTACAGACCAGTACGGTGCTTTCCGGTTTCCGGAGCTTGATCTCAGGGAAGCCGCAGCAGTGGTTACTGTACAAAAAAACGGTTACTTCAACGGTGTGCGAACTTTTCGTGTAACCGGTACCGGTAGAGAGCAGTTTGTACAGATTCAGTTGCTTCCGAAAACAGCGGCCGGCTCTTTTGACGCCACCACTGGTGGTAATGTAAGCGCCTCCAATGCGCAGTTTATTTTTGTTCCCAACCAGGTGCTCGACGCATCCAACAAGCCTTACAAGGGAAAAGCCACATTGAACTACGCATTCATCAATCCGGAAAGAACGGACTTTTTCGATATCATGCCCGGTGACCTGCGTGCTGTTAATGATAAGAATGAAGTAGTGGCACTGCAATCCTTCGGCATGATGGCACTGGAACTGCAAGGAGAAAACGGAGAAAAACTCCATCTCGATGGCAGCAACAGTGTTACCTTCCGGATGGTAATACCTGCCACGCTCAGAAACTCCGCTCCTGCTAATATCCCGCTGTGGCATTTCAATGAAACCACTGGTCTGTGGCAGCAGGAAGGCAGCGCAGAGAAATTAGGTGACAGCTACGTAGGTACTGTTAAACACTTCTCCTTCTGGAACTGCGATGCTCAATTTCCGATTGTGAATTTCAAAGCCAGCTTCAAAGACGATAAAAACAATCCACTCGCCAATACTGCCATCGTGATCACCAGAACCAACGGTAGCAGTACTTATGGTAACACTGATGGCAATGGTGAAGTAAGCGGCGCAGTGCCTGCCGGTGAACAGGTGACCATCTCTATCAGAAACCAATGCGGACAAACGATCTTCTCCAAAAAAGCAGGCCCATGGACCGTTGATGTCAATGCAGGTACTTACACTGTCACCCTGGACCCTGTTAACGCAATATCTGTTAGCGGAAAGGTGAGCAATTGTACAGGTGCCGTTGTGAATAAAGGCGTTGTGAATATACAGGTGGAAGGTGTACACTATACCGCCGTTATTCAGAATGGCAGTTATGCTACCAGCATTGTTCGCTGCCAGCCTGGTGCAGTAAATATGGTACTGAATGCTGTAGATGAAACAGCCAACAAGATGTCTACTATCACGGTGCAGGTATCTCCAGGTCAGTATACACAAGACCTTCAGGCCTGCGATGCCATACAGGCTAGCACAGTATCTATTCTGCTGGAAGGACAAACGCTCTCTTTTAGCAGCCCTGCGGACTCCATAGCGCTATACAATGGCAGCAGAGACACCCTTGTCAACTATAGCGCTGCGGCCTCTCATAAAACGGCCAACTCTGACTATATCAGCTGGAATATGAGCAGCATCCAGGTAGGAACCCAAACTTCCAAGTATATTAACATCAATGTTGGTAGAAAAAAGTACTATCAGCAATCCATGACTGTTAACATCACCCGCACCGGTGTCCCCGGAGAATACCTGGAAGGAACACTTTCCGGTAATATTACAAGGGCAATCGACAGTGCTGCAGTCCCCATCAGTGGCTCATTTAAATTAAGAATAGAATAA